The following are encoded in a window of Nibricoccus aquaticus genomic DNA:
- a CDS encoding LptF/LptG family permease, with translation MNLIDRHILREWLGILGVVLMATLGLLLIQTMYDDFEDLLKYQAPVTDVVMYFAIKVPSFLAVILPVILLISLLYALGQLHRSNEITALRAAGLGIFRITRSIWITGVALCGLMWALNASVVPLSVERSRSMMEYLKYRHEVAVSGTSTGAGLARVVTFDNQRQGRMWFMNRYSTMLDRGYGVTVSELDTQRREKVRMYAAEAKFERERGGWTFYQGRETWFDPATGDVISSRPFEQKAVPYFTEEPELMLVFDVKPSDLSFFQLRRIIDYFTVEENPKVTTYAVRYFSLIADTVSPLIVIALAIPFAVAGVRVNPAVGVSKSLGLFLLYFVLLKVANALGVRGTLDPLMAACVPSVAMLALGGWFSVRMR, from the coding sequence TTGAATCTCATCGACCGGCATATTTTGCGCGAATGGCTGGGCATCCTTGGAGTCGTCCTGATGGCGACGCTGGGGCTGCTGTTGATCCAGACGATGTATGACGATTTTGAGGATCTCTTAAAATATCAGGCGCCGGTGACGGACGTCGTGATGTACTTCGCGATCAAGGTGCCGAGTTTTCTGGCGGTGATCCTGCCGGTGATTTTGCTGATCTCGCTGTTGTACGCGTTGGGGCAGCTGCACCGGAGCAACGAGATCACGGCGCTCCGGGCGGCGGGGCTGGGGATTTTTCGGATCACGCGCTCGATCTGGATCACGGGTGTGGCGCTGTGCGGGTTGATGTGGGCACTCAATGCGAGCGTGGTGCCTCTCTCGGTGGAGCGATCGCGGTCGATGATGGAGTATTTGAAATACCGGCACGAAGTGGCGGTCAGTGGTACGAGCACGGGCGCGGGGCTGGCGCGGGTGGTGACGTTCGACAATCAACGGCAGGGACGGATGTGGTTCATGAACCGGTACAGTACGATGCTCGATCGCGGGTATGGAGTGACGGTGTCGGAGCTGGACACGCAGCGGCGGGAGAAAGTGCGGATGTATGCGGCGGAGGCGAAGTTCGAGCGCGAGCGGGGAGGCTGGACGTTTTATCAGGGGCGGGAGACGTGGTTCGATCCGGCGACGGGGGATGTGATTTCGAGCCGTCCGTTTGAGCAGAAGGCGGTGCCGTATTTCACGGAGGAGCCGGAGCTGATGCTGGTGTTCGACGTGAAGCCGAGTGATCTGTCGTTTTTCCAGCTGAGGCGGATCATCGATTACTTCACCGTGGAGGAGAATCCGAAGGTGACGACGTATGCGGTGAGGTATTTCAGCCTGATCGCGGACACGGTTTCGCCGTTGATTGTGATCGCGCTGGCGATCCCGTTTGCGGTGGCGGGAGTGCGGGTGAATCCGGCGGTGGGCGTGTCGAAGTCGCTGGGACTTTTCCTGCTCTACTTCGTGCTGCTGAAGGTGGCGAATGCGCTGGGGGTGCGCGGGACGCTCGATCCACTGATGGCGGCGTGTGTGCCGAGCGTGGCGATGCTGGCGCTGGGCGGGTGGTTTTCGGTGAGGATGCGATAA
- a CDS encoding sodium-dependent transporter gives MSAPKEVWSSRLGVILAVAGSAVGLGNFLRFPGLAAQYGGGAFMIAYFISLLIIGIPIGWAEWALGRHGGSLGFRSSPGIFHALIKKPYGKYLGVIGFIIPVMIYMYYVYIEAWCLGYALNAATGQLSVPGMNYGEFFGRYTGAGSDGVALHFGLHDVGLFVLIVYAINFWFIYRGISKGIELVCKYAMPALIVIALIVLARVLTLGTPDPLKPDQNVLTGLGFMWNPGDISEGLKNPQLWLAAAGQIFFSLSVGFGVIITYSSYLTKKDDVVLSGLTASSANEFCEVGLGGLITVPAAFMFLGAAGIVGQGTFGLGFNVLPEVFARMPAGQVFATIFFILLFLAAVTSSLSMLQPGIAFLEEGLGIKRKASVALLGLVTAIGTGFVWYFSKDLKALDTLDFWVGTLLIFIQATILIIIFGWTVGIEKGWAILHEGSALRAPAFFKPIIKYVTPAFLLTIFVLFILKNVFGWNFSLGDAARFEPTSYVRDLVGPNPDKVARLSVLFIALMTLFTGILVHLAGKHWATHPRAESDKN, from the coding sequence ATGTCTGCCCCCAAAGAGGTTTGGTCCTCACGTCTCGGAGTCATTCTCGCCGTCGCCGGCAGCGCCGTCGGCCTCGGTAACTTCCTCCGCTTCCCCGGTCTCGCCGCCCAGTACGGCGGCGGCGCCTTCATGATCGCGTACTTCATTTCGCTGCTGATCATCGGCATCCCGATCGGCTGGGCCGAATGGGCCCTCGGCCGCCATGGCGGCTCCCTCGGCTTCCGCTCCTCTCCCGGCATTTTCCACGCGCTCATCAAAAAGCCCTATGGAAAGTACCTCGGCGTGATCGGCTTCATCATCCCCGTGATGATCTACATGTACTACGTGTACATCGAAGCCTGGTGCCTCGGCTACGCCCTCAACGCCGCCACCGGACAGCTCTCCGTCCCCGGCATGAACTACGGCGAATTCTTCGGCCGCTACACCGGCGCCGGCTCCGACGGCGTCGCCCTCCACTTCGGCCTCCACGACGTCGGCCTCTTTGTCCTCATCGTTTACGCGATCAACTTCTGGTTCATCTACCGCGGCATCTCCAAAGGCATCGAACTGGTCTGCAAATACGCGATGCCCGCCCTCATCGTCATCGCCCTCATCGTCCTCGCCCGCGTCCTCACCCTCGGCACGCCCGATCCGCTCAAGCCCGATCAAAACGTCCTCACCGGCCTCGGCTTCATGTGGAACCCGGGCGACATTTCCGAGGGCCTTAAAAACCCCCAGCTCTGGCTCGCCGCCGCCGGCCAGATCTTCTTCTCCCTCTCCGTCGGCTTCGGCGTCATCATCACGTATTCAAGTTATCTGACAAAAAAAGACGACGTCGTCCTCAGCGGCCTCACCGCCTCCTCCGCCAACGAATTCTGCGAAGTCGGCCTCGGCGGCCTCATCACCGTCCCCGCCGCCTTTATGTTCCTCGGCGCCGCCGGCATCGTCGGCCAGGGCACCTTCGGCCTCGGTTTCAACGTCCTCCCCGAGGTCTTCGCCCGGATGCCCGCCGGCCAGGTCTTCGCCACGATTTTCTTCATCCTTCTCTTCCTCGCCGCCGTCACCAGTTCGCTCTCGATGCTCCAGCCCGGCATCGCGTTCCTCGAAGAAGGCCTCGGCATCAAACGCAAAGCCTCCGTCGCCCTGCTCGGCCTCGTCACCGCCATCGGCACTGGCTTCGTCTGGTACTTCTCCAAAGACTTGAAGGCGCTCGACACCCTCGATTTCTGGGTCGGCACCCTCCTCATTTTTATTCAGGCCACCATCCTCATCATCATCTTCGGCTGGACCGTCGGCATCGAGAAAGGCTGGGCCATCCTCCACGAGGGCTCCGCCCTCCGCGCCCCGGCGTTCTTCAAACCCATCATCAAATACGTCACCCCCGCGTTCCTGCTCACCATCTTCGTCCTGTTCATTCTCAAAAACGTCTTCGGCTGGAACTTCTCCCTCGGCGACGCCGCCCGCTTCGAACCCACCAGCTACGTCCGCGACCTCGTCGGACCCAACCCCGACAAAGTCGCCCGCCTCAGCGTCCTCTTCATCGCCCTCATGACTCTCTTCACCGGCATCCTCGTCCACCTCGCCGGCAAACACTGGGCCACCCATCCCCGCGCCGAATCCGACAAAAACTAA
- a CDS encoding DUF748 domain-containing protein, with protein MNFQSSTRLERASVWFRRSWHFVLIVALVLLAVRLVLPRTIKSLINQRLEKIPEYAGHVEDIDLSIWRGAYQLEDVEIVKTNGETREPFFKAGTIDFSLAWRDLFRGRFVGDFVLEDAELIIVNAPTEESSQTEVVDKRWQDAIEDIFPIEITRLEIKDSRIRFIDTDADPKVDIALDGLEVVAKGLRNRPSDKRGPLPAEIELRAKTIGNGDLRVFGGLDLLAQQPRFKLNLELINVDLPALNDFLLAYGNVDVASGDFQLFLEVAAAEGQYEGYVKPFFDHLDFKNVEDKSKPVTQRLWEKMVSGLSTFLKNKPRDQVATRIPFSGEFGETDVGILATIGNLIRHGFGRALSERLEGQIFAPSDEGVLKPDKAGGVAGSGKEESKRAEDAEAQAERSGTEETSAPRRPFGPSGK; from the coding sequence ATGAACTTCCAGTCTTCAACGCGTCTCGAGCGGGCTTCGGTGTGGTTTCGCCGGAGCTGGCACTTTGTTTTGATCGTCGCACTCGTGTTGCTGGCGGTGCGGCTGGTGCTGCCGCGTACGATCAAATCGCTGATCAACCAGCGGCTCGAAAAGATCCCGGAGTATGCGGGACATGTGGAGGACATCGATCTGTCGATCTGGCGCGGGGCTTATCAGCTCGAAGACGTTGAGATCGTGAAGACGAACGGGGAGACGCGTGAGCCGTTTTTCAAGGCGGGGACGATCGATTTCTCGCTGGCGTGGCGGGATCTGTTTCGCGGGCGGTTTGTCGGCGACTTCGTTTTGGAGGATGCCGAGTTGATCATCGTCAACGCGCCGACGGAGGAGAGCAGTCAGACGGAGGTCGTGGACAAGCGTTGGCAGGATGCGATCGAGGATATTTTCCCGATCGAGATCACGCGGCTGGAGATCAAGGACAGCCGGATCCGCTTTATCGATACGGATGCGGACCCCAAGGTGGACATCGCGTTGGACGGACTGGAGGTCGTGGCGAAGGGGTTGCGGAATCGTCCGTCGGACAAGCGCGGTCCGCTGCCGGCCGAGATCGAGTTGCGGGCGAAGACGATTGGAAATGGTGACCTCAGGGTTTTTGGCGGGCTTGATCTGCTGGCGCAGCAGCCGCGTTTCAAACTGAACCTGGAGTTGATCAACGTGGATCTGCCCGCGTTGAACGACTTCCTACTGGCGTATGGGAATGTGGATGTAGCGAGTGGGGATTTTCAGCTGTTCTTGGAAGTGGCGGCGGCGGAAGGACAGTATGAAGGCTATGTGAAACCGTTCTTCGACCATCTCGATTTCAAGAACGTGGAGGACAAATCGAAGCCGGTGACGCAGCGGCTGTGGGAGAAGATGGTGAGCGGGCTTTCCACCTTTTTGAAAAACAAGCCGCGCGATCAGGTGGCGACGCGGATTCCGTTTTCAGGGGAGTTTGGGGAGACGGATGTTGGCATACTGGCTACCATCGGGAATCTGATCCGCCACGGTTTCGGACGGGCGCTTTCCGAGCGGCTGGAGGGGCAGATTTTTGCGCCGTCGGATGAGGGTGTTCTCAAGCCGGACAAAGCGGGCGGCGTGGCCGGATCGGGGAAAGAGGAGTCGAAGCGGGCGGAGGACGCTGAAGCACAAGCGGAGCGGTCGGGGACGGAGGAGACGAGCGCGCCTCGGAGGCCGTTTGGGCCGTCGGGGAAATGA
- a CDS encoding glycosyl hydrolase, with translation MRTPLRPSPRLLAIALLACAPALTAADSAATAPQSPLAWPEVKQEHKPWTRWWWMGSAVDKENLTRELTEFAAAGLGGVEITPIYGAKGYEDRFIDFLSPKYVEMLGHTAAEGKRLGIAIDMATGTGWPFGGSFTPKEDAELKIEIVDGKLTPRSTGFKVKRAAPGAAGLVLDPYSPDAIARYLAHFDKALAPLPPGAIHGHFHDSFEYTANWTPALTEKFKAMHGYDLAAHMAELEGKGDPDTIARIKSDYREVLAQLHMDYMHTWGDWVRKNGGVVRNQGHGAPANLLDLYALADIPETEVFGATNFPIPFYRFTPGEISYNETQPLINRFASSAAHVTGKPLISSETFTWAREHFHEAPSELKPELDQLFLTGINHVFYHGTAFSPADAPWPGWLFYASTQYNNRNPLWRDLAEGLNAYITRAQSLLQSGQPDADVLVYWPFHDLLHKADGWERKFSMHGKDWLTDSSTGKLAQQLIEAGIQFDFISDAQICDPKKRAGLSQSSRVEIDRPILVPQSSLMPLETLQKLHELGQKGNLVCFIDDLPTDVPGFAKLSERRTAFQKERAEILGKLKDYGGVRMAFAKKHENIGGAILVGDFTQALSKLPKGEPLVDAGLGFIRRISDDQRTKLYFVTNLSGKPFDGTIGFKLDSRPAGTVVFLEPRTGKTGTVESRVTQSTAKGRTSNVRLQLAPGESLFVRIHSEKVSASKAWAFTDNAAQTIPLAGDWRVTFLRGGPELPPDFSLSNTKLASWTEQSPAHEGFAGTARYELDFALPATPAGAGGDWLLDLGDVRETARVFVNGTQVDLLWSLPFRTRIDASHLKPGRNTLAIEVTNLASNRIRDLDKRGIKWANFYDSNIVNVNYKKMDASSWPIMPAGLLGPITLTPLK, from the coding sequence ATGCGAACCCCACTCCGCCCGTCGCCGCGTCTCCTCGCTATCGCCCTTCTCGCCTGCGCGCCCGCTCTGACTGCTGCCGATTCTGCCGCAACCGCTCCTCAAAGTCCCCTCGCCTGGCCCGAGGTGAAACAAGAGCACAAACCCTGGACCCGCTGGTGGTGGATGGGCTCCGCCGTCGACAAGGAAAACCTCACGCGCGAACTCACCGAATTCGCCGCCGCCGGACTTGGCGGCGTCGAGATCACGCCCATCTATGGCGCCAAAGGCTACGAAGACCGCTTCATCGACTTCCTCTCGCCCAAATACGTCGAGATGCTGGGCCACACCGCCGCCGAGGGTAAACGCCTCGGTATCGCCATCGACATGGCCACCGGCACCGGCTGGCCCTTCGGCGGCTCCTTCACACCCAAGGAAGACGCCGAACTAAAAATCGAAATCGTCGACGGCAAACTCACGCCGCGCTCCACCGGCTTCAAAGTCAAACGCGCCGCCCCCGGCGCCGCCGGCCTCGTCCTCGATCCCTACTCGCCCGACGCCATCGCCCGCTACCTCGCCCACTTCGACAAAGCCCTCGCCCCGCTCCCGCCCGGCGCCATCCACGGCCATTTCCACGACTCCTTCGAATACACCGCCAACTGGACGCCCGCTCTCACGGAAAAGTTCAAAGCCATGCACGGCTACGACCTCGCCGCGCACATGGCCGAGCTCGAAGGCAAAGGCGACCCCGACACCATCGCCCGCATCAAGTCCGACTACCGCGAAGTCCTCGCCCAGCTCCACATGGACTACATGCACACGTGGGGCGACTGGGTCCGCAAAAACGGCGGCGTTGTCCGCAACCAAGGCCACGGCGCCCCCGCCAACCTCCTCGACCTCTACGCCCTCGCCGACATCCCCGAAACCGAAGTCTTCGGCGCCACCAATTTCCCGATCCCGTTCTACCGCTTCACGCCCGGCGAAATCAGCTACAACGAAACCCAACCGCTCATCAACCGCTTCGCCTCCTCCGCCGCCCACGTCACCGGCAAGCCGCTCATCTCCTCCGAAACCTTCACCTGGGCCCGCGAACACTTCCACGAAGCCCCCTCCGAACTGAAGCCCGAGCTCGATCAACTCTTCCTCACCGGCATCAACCACGTCTTCTACCACGGCACAGCTTTCTCCCCAGCCGACGCCCCTTGGCCCGGCTGGCTCTTCTACGCCTCGACCCAGTACAACAACCGCAACCCGCTCTGGCGTGACCTCGCCGAAGGCCTCAACGCCTACATCACCCGCGCCCAGTCGCTCCTCCAATCCGGCCAGCCCGACGCCGACGTCCTCGTGTATTGGCCCTTCCACGACCTCCTCCACAAAGCCGACGGCTGGGAACGCAAATTCTCCATGCACGGCAAAGACTGGCTGACCGATTCCTCCACCGGAAAACTCGCCCAGCAACTCATCGAAGCCGGCATCCAGTTTGACTTCATCTCCGACGCACAAATCTGCGACCCAAAGAAACGCGCCGGGCTTTCACAAAGCTCCCGCGTGGAAATCGATCGCCCCATCCTAGTGCCACAGTCCTCGCTCATGCCTTTGGAAACACTCCAAAAGCTCCATGAACTCGGCCAGAAGGGAAATCTCGTTTGCTTCATCGACGATCTGCCAACCGACGTCCCCGGCTTCGCTAAGCTTTCTGAACGCCGCACCGCATTTCAGAAGGAACGCGCCGAAATTCTTGGAAAACTAAAAGACTACGGCGGCGTCCGCATGGCCTTCGCCAAAAAGCACGAGAACATCGGCGGCGCTATTCTCGTCGGTGATTTCACCCAAGCACTCAGCAAACTCCCCAAAGGCGAGCCTCTCGTTGACGCGGGCCTCGGCTTCATCCGCCGCATCAGCGACGACCAGCGCACTAAACTCTATTTCGTCACCAATCTCAGCGGCAAACCGTTCGACGGAACCATCGGCTTCAAGCTGGATTCCCGACCAGCCGGTACCGTCGTATTCCTCGAACCGCGCACCGGCAAGACCGGCACCGTCGAATCTCGCGTCACCCAATCGACCGCCAAAGGCCGCACAAGCAATGTCCGTCTCCAACTCGCCCCCGGAGAATCGCTCTTTGTCCGCATTCACTCTGAGAAAGTTTCCGCATCGAAGGCATGGGCGTTCACGGACAACGCCGCCCAAACCATACCGCTCGCCGGCGACTGGCGCGTCACCTTCCTCCGCGGCGGCCCCGAACTCCCGCCCGACTTCAGTCTCTCAAACACCAAGCTCGCTTCTTGGACCGAGCAAAGCCCCGCGCACGAAGGCTTCGCCGGCACCGCCCGCTACGAACTCGACTTCGCTCTCCCTGCGACGCCCGCCGGAGCCGGCGGCGACTGGCTCCTCGATCTCGGCGACGTCCGCGAAACCGCCCGCGTCTTCGTCAACGGCACCCAAGTCGATCTCCTCTGGTCGCTACCCTTCCGTACCCGCATCGACGCCAGCCATCTCAAGCCCGGCCGCAACACCCTCGCCATCGAAGTCACCAACCTCGCCTCCAACCGCATCCGTGACCTGGATAAACGCGGCATCAAGTGGGCCAATTTCTACGACTCCAATATCGTCAACGTGAACTACAAGAAGATGGACGCCTCCAGCTGGCCCATCATGCCAGCCGGCCTCCTCGGCCCCATCACACTGACCCCGCTCAAGTAG
- a CDS encoding thymidine phosphorylase, protein MIEKKRDGGEFTQEEIRYIIDSTLDGEMPQHQLAALAMAIYFGGMSAQETADLTEEMMLSGEVIDLSHIAKPKIDKYSTGGVGDKTSLVLVPLAMASGVVVPMMCGVEHDYVINTLEKLAAFPGFKSQQTTEHFSNQLAKIGGAIIAQTPDLAPVEAKLYALRKETGTIPSLPLITGSVLSKKLAEGSEGLVIDVKWGNGSFIKDLEQAKQLARSMTRVGRSMKRRCVALVTDMNQPLGDTVGTALEVKEAIALLKGEGPEDMKELVLKLGMEIVRLAGVAGSTLSAKQTVQRHLTDGSALEKFKELIRAQGGDPSFVDHPEKFPQAKHVRKLPAPKRGYVHTINAAMIAHGVHILGAGKTNPHDKVDFAVGVSEIKKVGTQVKQGEPLMMIHYNDESKLEQALDHFKNAYRLAPKRPTPPPLVVERVA, encoded by the coding sequence TTGATTGAAAAGAAACGCGACGGTGGGGAGTTCACCCAAGAGGAAATTCGCTACATCATTGATAGCACGCTGGATGGCGAGATGCCGCAGCACCAGCTGGCCGCTCTAGCCATGGCGATCTACTTCGGCGGGATGTCCGCGCAGGAGACGGCCGATCTCACGGAAGAGATGATGCTTTCGGGCGAAGTGATCGACCTGTCGCACATCGCGAAGCCGAAGATCGACAAGTACTCGACCGGCGGCGTTGGCGACAAAACCTCGCTCGTGCTCGTGCCTCTCGCGATGGCGAGCGGTGTGGTTGTCCCGATGATGTGCGGCGTGGAGCACGATTATGTGATCAACACGCTTGAGAAGCTGGCGGCATTCCCGGGCTTCAAGAGCCAGCAGACGACCGAGCATTTTTCCAACCAGCTGGCCAAGATTGGCGGCGCGATCATCGCGCAGACGCCTGATCTCGCTCCGGTTGAAGCCAAGCTCTACGCGCTCCGCAAAGAGACCGGCACGATCCCGAGCCTGCCGCTTATCACGGGATCGGTTCTCTCCAAAAAGCTCGCTGAAGGTTCTGAAGGTCTCGTGATCGATGTGAAGTGGGGCAATGGCTCTTTCATTAAAGATCTCGAGCAGGCGAAGCAGCTCGCGCGCTCGATGACGCGGGTCGGTCGCTCGATGAAGCGCCGTTGCGTCGCGCTCGTGACGGATATGAACCAGCCGCTTGGCGACACGGTCGGCACGGCACTCGAAGTCAAAGAGGCGATCGCGCTGCTCAAGGGCGAAGGTCCGGAAGACATGAAGGAACTCGTGCTGAAACTCGGCATGGAGATCGTCCGTCTCGCGGGCGTGGCTGGCTCGACGTTGTCGGCCAAGCAGACGGTGCAGCGGCATCTCACCGATGGTTCCGCACTGGAGAAGTTCAAGGAGTTGATCCGCGCGCAGGGCGGCGATCCGTCGTTCGTGGATCATCCGGAGAAATTCCCGCAGGCGAAACATGTCCGCAAGCTCCCGGCTCCGAAGCGTGGATACGTTCACACGATCAACGCGGCGATGATCGCGCACGGCGTGCATATCCTCGGCGCGGGCAAAACGAATCCGCACGACAAGGTGGATTTCGCGGTGGGTGTTTCCGAGATCAAGAAAGTCGGCACGCAGGTGAAGCAGGGCGAGCCGCTGATGATGATTCACTACAATGACGAGTCGAAGCTCGAGCAGGCGCTCGATCACTTCAAGAATGCGTACCGTCTCGCGCCAAAGCGTCCGACCCCGCCGCCGTTGGTGGTGGAGCGCGTGGCGTAA
- the argS gene encoding arginine--tRNA ligase, with amino-acid sequence MSETMHVSFNLAADLEAALKTAASAAGFDTALFAPDVRTADPRHGDYQANGVLAYAKREKQNPRAVAEKLLAALPPELLARYDAAIAGPGFINLTLKPSALLNWLNAFATAPALTAGASTAYAGQTWVVDYSSPNTAKQMHVGHLRSAVIGEAICRLLAFSGAKVIRDNHLGDWGTQFGKLIYGYKRWADADALKREPIEELERLYKLGNDATPADSPALEEARQELVKLQNGDPASVALWKTFSEVSQRAFDEIYTRLGIRFDHYLGESFYNDKLEPVYRELTSLGLAEESQGALVVFHPEHPRFAKQPFIIRKGDGAANYATTDLATALYRAEHFKADGIVVVTDFRQGDHFEQLFLTVRKWFEKTSRRVPALNHVTFGAVLGENNKPLKTRDGGTIKLKDLLNEAEERALTVVTAKNAERPEADRFTEAECREIANVVGIASVQYADLSQNRSSDYVFSWDKMLALEGNTAPYLLYAVTRVHSIFRRGNLGAPGSDALLALEKTATPPETPNEIALARKLVHFSDALATATTTLRPHFLSLYLYELAGEFSAFYAAEKVIVDAPSIRARRILLCSRTLLILETGLHLLGLRTLQRM; translated from the coding sequence TTGTCTGAAACGATGCACGTCTCGTTCAACCTCGCGGCCGATCTCGAAGCAGCCCTGAAAACCGCCGCCTCCGCCGCAGGCTTCGACACCGCGCTCTTCGCGCCCGATGTCCGCACGGCCGACCCGCGCCACGGCGATTATCAGGCCAACGGCGTGCTCGCCTACGCCAAACGCGAGAAACAAAACCCTCGCGCCGTCGCCGAAAAACTCCTCGCCGCCCTCCCACCCGAACTGCTCGCCCGCTACGACGCCGCCATCGCAGGCCCCGGCTTCATCAATCTCACCCTCAAACCCTCCGCGCTCCTCAACTGGCTCAACGCCTTCGCCACCGCGCCTGCGCTCACCGCCGGCGCCTCCACCGCCTACGCGGGCCAGACCTGGGTCGTCGATTACAGCTCGCCTAACACCGCGAAACAGATGCACGTCGGCCACCTCCGCTCCGCCGTCATCGGCGAAGCCATCTGCCGCCTCCTCGCCTTCAGCGGCGCAAAAGTCATCCGCGATAATCACCTCGGCGACTGGGGCACCCAGTTCGGCAAACTTATCTACGGCTATAAACGCTGGGCCGACGCCGACGCCCTTAAACGCGAGCCCATCGAAGAACTCGAGCGCCTCTACAAACTCGGCAACGACGCCACCCCCGCCGATTCCCCCGCCCTTGAAGAAGCCCGCCAGGAACTCGTCAAACTCCAGAACGGCGACCCCGCCAGCGTCGCCCTCTGGAAAACCTTCTCCGAAGTCAGCCAGCGCGCCTTCGACGAGATCTACACCCGCCTCGGCATCCGCTTCGACCACTACCTCGGCGAAAGTTTTTACAACGACAAACTCGAGCCCGTGTACCGCGAACTCACCTCGCTAGGACTCGCTGAAGAGAGCCAGGGCGCGCTCGTCGTGTTCCACCCCGAGCACCCCCGCTTCGCGAAACAACCCTTCATCATCCGCAAGGGCGACGGCGCCGCCAACTACGCCACCACGGACCTCGCCACCGCGTTGTATCGAGCCGAGCACTTCAAGGCCGACGGCATCGTCGTTGTCACCGACTTCCGCCAGGGCGATCACTTCGAGCAGCTCTTCCTCACCGTGCGGAAATGGTTCGAGAAAACCAGCCGCCGCGTCCCCGCCCTCAACCACGTCACCTTCGGCGCCGTCCTCGGCGAAAACAACAAGCCGCTCAAAACCCGCGACGGCGGCACCATCAAACTCAAAGACCTGCTCAACGAAGCCGAGGAGCGCGCCCTCACCGTCGTCACCGCCAAAAACGCCGAGCGCCCCGAGGCCGACCGCTTCACCGAAGCCGAGTGCCGCGAGATCGCCAACGTCGTCGGCATCGCCTCCGTCCAGTACGCCGACCTCTCCCAAAACCGCTCCAGCGACTACGTCTTCTCGTGGGACAAGATGCTCGCGCTTGAAGGCAACACCGCCCCCTACCTCCTCTACGCCGTCACCCGCGTTCACTCGATCTTCCGCCGCGGCAATCTCGGGGCGCCCGGCTCAGACGCGCTCCTCGCGCTCGAAAAAACCGCCACGCCGCCCGAGACGCCCAACGAAATCGCCCTCGCCCGCAAGCTCGTCCACTTCTCCGATGCCCTCGCGACCGCGACAACTACCCTGCGCCCGCACTTCCTGAGCCTCTACCTCTACGAACTCGCCGGCGAATTCAGCGCCTTCTACGCCGCCGAAAAAGTCATCGTCGATGCCCCCTCCATCCGTGCCCGCCGCATCCTCCTCTGCTCGCGCACGCTCCTGATCCTCGAAACCGGCCTCCACCTCCTCGGCCTCCGCACCCTCCAGCGCATGTAG
- a CDS encoding GYF domain-containing protein encodes MQSMATQEFYIRTASETEAHGPFTQEQLISLAEAGKVDPQTLYYEANTEQWITIGSNVELRTAIFPEKKRLTIKPKDRIATLNTGPDTHPPITVDEMLAAAEGRTADTADKRDKTIAYERAARLGRYACIAMLLLTAASLLLPSIDLLVAFDTAKLVGHPYVYLGILDLGLALMLMLGAVAWYPFIRFRAALGLGFLGVMFWMQMPTPVIPVLVVAASSAGLYLSTIFVSYLPLAISVGVGLAGSLGFAYYMLTN; translated from the coding sequence ATGCAATCCATGGCCACGCAGGAATTCTACATCCGCACTGCCTCCGAAACTGAAGCGCACGGCCCGTTTACGCAGGAGCAGCTCATCTCCCTCGCAGAGGCCGGCAAGGTCGATCCCCAGACCCTCTACTACGAGGCCAACACCGAGCAATGGATCACCATCGGCAGCAACGTCGAGCTGCGCACCGCCATCTTCCCCGAGAAAAAGCGCCTCACGATCAAGCCCAAAGACCGCATCGCCACGCTGAACACCGGCCCCGACACCCACCCGCCGATCACCGTCGATGAGATGCTCGCCGCCGCCGAAGGCCGCACCGCCGACACTGCCGACAAACGCGATAAAACCATCGCCTACGAACGCGCCGCCCGCCTCGGCCGCTACGCCTGCATAGCGATGCTCCTGCTCACCGCCGCCTCCCTGCTCCTCCCGTCGATCGACCTCCTCGTCGCCTTCGACACCGCCAAACTCGTCGGCCACCCCTACGTTTATCTCGGTATCCTCGACCTCGGCCTCGCCCTCATGCTCATGCTCGGAGCCGTCGCTTGGTATCCATTCATTCGATTCCGCGCCGCCCTCGGCCTCGGTTTCCTCGGCGTCATGTTCTGGATGCAGATGCCCACCCCGGTCATCCCCGTGCTCGTCGTCGCCGCCTCCTCCGCCGGCCTCTACCTCTCCACCATCTTCGTCAGCTACCTCCCCCTCGCCATCTCTGTCGGCGTAGGCCTCGCCGGCTCCCTCGGCTTCGCCTACTACATGCTCACGAACTGA